A region from the Oceanidesulfovibrio marinus genome encodes:
- the galE gene encoding UDP-glucose 4-epimerase GalE yields MTQQATILVVGGAGYIGSHINKELTRRGYRTIVLDNLATGHRDLVRWGEFVLADMRFAEQLDLLFKTERIDAVMHFAAFSLVGESVTDPEKYYENNVAGTLTLLQAMRRAGVRSIIFSSTCATYGIPNVIPIPEDHPQAPISPYGRAKLMVESILSDFDAAYGMRYVSLRYFNAAGADPDMECGERHDPESHLIPLVLAAAAGKRDAITIFGDDYETSDGTCIRDYIHVLDLADAHILALEKLLNGGESSVYNLGFGQGHSVREVIETARKVTGRDFRVIQGERRSGDPAQLCGNASRAIAELGWQPSRSDLEYIVRTAWNWHEKDWTK; encoded by the coding sequence ATGACCCAACAGGCCACCATCCTCGTCGTCGGCGGCGCCGGCTACATCGGCAGCCACATCAACAAAGAGCTGACCCGGCGCGGCTATCGCACCATTGTTCTGGACAACCTGGCCACCGGCCACCGCGACCTGGTCCGCTGGGGAGAGTTCGTGCTGGCCGACATGCGTTTTGCCGAGCAGCTCGATCTGCTGTTCAAAACCGAGCGCATCGACGCGGTCATGCACTTCGCAGCGTTCTCCCTGGTGGGCGAGTCCGTGACCGATCCGGAAAAATACTACGAGAACAACGTGGCCGGCACGCTGACCCTGCTGCAGGCCATGCGCCGCGCCGGCGTGCGCAGCATCATCTTCTCCTCCACCTGCGCCACCTACGGCATCCCCAACGTCATCCCAATTCCGGAGGATCACCCGCAGGCCCCAATCTCGCCGTACGGCCGCGCCAAGCTGATGGTGGAGAGCATCCTCTCCGACTTCGACGCCGCCTACGGCATGCGCTACGTCTCCCTGCGCTACTTCAACGCCGCCGGCGCCGACCCGGACATGGAGTGCGGCGAACGGCACGACCCGGAGTCGCACCTCATTCCCCTGGTGCTGGCCGCGGCCGCCGGAAAGCGCGACGCCATCACCATCTTCGGCGACGACTACGAAACCTCGGACGGCACCTGCATCCGCGACTACATCCACGTGCTGGACCTGGCCGACGCCCACATCCTGGCCCTGGAAAAGCTGCTGAACGGCGGCGAAAGCAGTGTCTACAATCTTGGATTTGGCCAGGGCCATTCCGTGCGCGAAGTCATTGAGACAGCACGCAAAGTCACGGGCCGCGACTTCCGTGTTATCCAGGGCGAACGCCGCAGCGGTGACCCGGCCCAGCTCTGCGGCAATGCCTCCCGCGCAATCGCCGAGCTCGGCTGGCAGCCCTCGCGCTCCGACCTGGAGTATATTGTGCGCACGGCCTGGAACTGGCACGAGAAAGACTGGACTAAGTAG
- a CDS encoding Fur family transcriptional regulator, which translates to MSISDLTPHDLLAEAGIEDTPLRHQVVRLLSEADRPLAAPDILELVRREQSINKVSLYRILDLLVEHGLVRRLSSPAPPDRAFRYCLPGGGKPHHCHFYCTRCRKMECLDCTEAPAVLERLASGRGLVVMSSDIRLDGLCAECASKAGLEP; encoded by the coding sequence ATGAGCATCTCCGACCTCACGCCGCACGATCTGCTCGCGGAGGCTGGCATAGAGGACACCCCCCTGCGCCACCAGGTGGTCCGACTTCTGTCCGAGGCGGACCGCCCCCTGGCGGCCCCGGACATCCTGGAGCTCGTGCGGCGCGAGCAGTCCATCAACAAGGTCTCGTTGTACAGAATTCTGGACCTGCTCGTGGAGCACGGGCTGGTGCGCCGGCTCTCCTCGCCGGCTCCTCCGGACCGCGCCTTCCGCTACTGCCTGCCCGGCGGGGGCAAGCCGCACCACTGCCACTTCTACTGCACCCGCTGCCGCAAGATGGAGTGCCTGGACTGCACCGAGGCCCCGGCAGTGCTGGAGCGCCTAGCCAGCGGCCGCGGCCTGGTGGTGATGTCCTCCGATATCCGGCTGGACGGCCTCTGCGCCGAGTGCGCCAGCAAGGCCGGCCTGGAGCCCTGA
- a CDS encoding metal ABC transporter permease: MTEALSHQFMQYALVAGLLASIACGVIGTLVVVNRIVFLAGGVAHAAYGGVGIAFWLGIPVIPTTVGFTLAASLGMGALTFERGDRTDTLVGVLWAAGMALGILLVDLSPGYNVDLMSFLFGSILAVPTQELWLMAGMDVVILLAVFHWYKDLIAFSFDREFARTAGVRIMLVHYLLIGLVALSVVMIIRVVGLILVIALLTIPPHLAEGRSRSLAGMMARAVCYSLAFCIVGLALSYIWDTTSGATIIAVATVAYLAQHLLGWLIHGRRRLPDAPSTSPSGAQSTEDT, encoded by the coding sequence ATGACCGAGGCGCTGTCTCATCAGTTCATGCAGTACGCCCTGGTCGCCGGTCTGCTGGCCAGCATCGCCTGCGGCGTCATCGGCACGCTTGTGGTGGTCAACCGCATCGTCTTCCTGGCCGGGGGCGTGGCCCATGCCGCGTACGGCGGGGTCGGCATCGCATTCTGGCTGGGCATCCCGGTCATCCCCACCACCGTGGGCTTCACCCTGGCGGCCTCCCTGGGCATGGGCGCGCTGACCTTTGAGCGCGGCGATCGCACGGACACGCTGGTAGGTGTGCTGTGGGCCGCGGGCATGGCCCTCGGCATCCTGCTGGTGGACCTGTCGCCGGGCTACAACGTGGACCTCATGAGCTTTCTCTTCGGCTCCATCCTGGCCGTGCCCACGCAGGAGCTCTGGCTCATGGCCGGGATGGACGTGGTGATCCTGCTCGCGGTCTTCCACTGGTACAAGGACCTCATCGCCTTCTCCTTCGACCGCGAGTTCGCCCGCACCGCCGGCGTGCGCATCATGCTCGTCCACTACCTGCTCATCGGCCTCGTGGCGCTCAGCGTGGTGATGATCATCCGCGTGGTGGGCCTCATCCTGGTCATCGCCCTGCTAACCATTCCACCGCACCTGGCCGAGGGACGGTCCCGCAGTCTAGCCGGCATGATGGCCCGCGCCGTGTGCTACTCCCTGGCCTTCTGCATTGTCGGCCTGGCGCTCTCCTACATCTGGGACACCACGTCCGGCGCCACCATCATTGCCGTGGCCACGGTGGCCTACCTGGCGCAGCACCTGCTCGGCTGGCTCATCCATGGCCGCAGGCGGCTGCCCGACGCCCCGTCCACTTCCCCCTCTGGCGCCCAATCTACGGAGGACACATGA
- a CDS encoding metal ABC transporter ATP-binding protein has product MTTALEINNLWFAYNGEPVLQDVNMTLRTGSFLVMVGPNGGGKTTLIKCMLGLLEPSRGTVRIMGRDPLHERVPMGYVPQHIAAPVGLPVNVLDVVCMGLSRRGLAAITKRKEDRAQALRALERVQLADLADRPYATLSGGQKQRALVARALVADPHILIFDEPTANIDPQGKLCLYELLASLAGDISVVLVSHDLVAASTRVDAVAAVNRRLIMGSGHTITREMLALLYGEHHHPCPMDDYLKGLASCFGSEEPRQHGPGCPDAAAGKGC; this is encoded by the coding sequence ATGACGACAGCTCTTGAAATCAACAACCTCTGGTTCGCTTATAACGGCGAGCCCGTGCTGCAGGATGTCAACATGACCCTGCGCACAGGCTCCTTTCTGGTCATGGTGGGCCCCAACGGCGGCGGCAAGACCACGCTGATCAAGTGCATGCTCGGTCTGCTGGAGCCCTCCCGCGGCACGGTGCGCATCATGGGCCGCGATCCCCTGCACGAGAGGGTGCCCATGGGCTACGTGCCGCAGCACATCGCCGCGCCGGTGGGCCTGCCCGTAAACGTGCTGGATGTGGTCTGCATGGGGCTTTCACGCCGCGGCCTGGCCGCCATCACCAAACGGAAAGAGGACAGGGCTCAGGCCCTGCGCGCCCTGGAGCGGGTGCAGCTTGCCGACCTGGCCGACCGCCCCTACGCGACACTTTCCGGCGGGCAGAAGCAGCGCGCTCTGGTGGCCCGCGCCCTGGTGGCCGATCCCCACATCCTCATCTTCGACGAGCCCACGGCCAACATCGATCCCCAGGGCAAGCTCTGCCTGTACGAGCTGCTGGCTTCCCTGGCCGGCGACATCAGCGTGGTGCTGGTGAGCCACGACCTGGTCGCCGCCTCGACCCGTGTGGACGCAGTGGCCGCCGTGAACCGCCGGCTCATCATGGGCTCCGGCCACACCATCACCAGGGAGATGCTTGCCCTGCTCTACGGCGAGCACCACCACCCCTGTCCCATGGACGATTACCTCAAGGGCCTTGCCAGCTGCTTCGGCAGCGAGGAGCCCCGCCAGCACGGTCCGGGCTGCCCGGACGCGGCCGCAGGAAAGGGATGCTGA
- a CDS encoding metal ABC transporter solute-binding protein, Zn/Mn family gives MIFRKILLLLTILFCATPAMAAATPTVFVSIVPQRYFVDKIAGDMVETQVMVLPGQSPATYEPSPRQMAALSDASCYLAIGVPFENVWLPRFQDASPNLAIVHTDAGIKKRAMKAHHHHEGGHEEVGHEEDHEHGHEEAGHEEGHEHGHEEAHEHGHHHEHGLDPHVWLSPTLAKTIARNTCDALIAVLPDKEPALRANLDALLKKIDTLDASIRTILAPIPQDKRRFLVFHPSWGYFAQDYNLEQISIEMEGKEPGPAQLARIIDKAKTENIAVVFAQPQFSATSANVIAQEIGGRVEMLDPLAEDWDANLTRAATVFQKALAQ, from the coding sequence ATGATTTTCCGAAAAATACTCCTTTTACTCACGATACTATTCTGCGCAACGCCGGCCATGGCCGCGGCCACGCCCACGGTTTTCGTTTCCATCGTGCCGCAGCGTTACTTTGTGGACAAGATCGCCGGCGACATGGTCGAGACGCAGGTGATGGTGCTGCCCGGCCAGAGCCCGGCCACCTACGAGCCTTCCCCCAGGCAGATGGCCGCCCTGTCCGACGCGTCCTGCTACCTGGCCATCGGCGTGCCCTTCGAGAATGTCTGGCTGCCGCGCTTCCAGGACGCCAGCCCCAACCTGGCCATAGTGCACACGGACGCCGGCATTAAAAAGCGCGCCATGAAAGCCCACCATCACCACGAAGGCGGACATGAGGAGGTCGGCCACGAAGAAGATCATGAGCATGGCCATGAGGAGGCCGGACACGAAGAAGGCCATGAACATGGTCACGAAGAGGCGCATGAGCACGGCCATCACCACGAGCACGGTCTGGACCCGCACGTCTGGCTCTCGCCCACCCTGGCCAAGACCATTGCCCGCAACACCTGCGACGCCCTGATCGCCGTGCTGCCGGACAAGGAGCCAGCCTTGCGCGCCAACCTGGACGCACTGCTCAAGAAGATCGACACCCTGGACGCCTCCATCCGTACGATTTTGGCCCCCATCCCGCAGGACAAGCGCCGCTTCCTCGTCTTCCACCCCTCCTGGGGCTACTTTGCACAGGACTACAATCTGGAGCAGATATCCATAGAAATGGAGGGCAAGGAGCCCGGCCCGGCGCAGCTCGCGCGCATCATCGACAAGGCCAAGACAGAGAACATCGCCGTGGTCTTTGCCCAGCCGCAGTTCTCCGCCACCTCGGCCAACGTGATCGCGCAGGAGATCGGCGGCCGTGTGGAGATGCTCGACCCCCTGGCCGAGGACTGGGACGCGAACCTCACCCGCGCCGCCACTGTGTTCCAGAAGGCGCTGGCCCAATAA
- a CDS encoding Fur family transcriptional regulator produces the protein MKTFGTGMGTQSPEEVLQEYLRERGMLMTPQRKTLLQLFLEEPKHFSAEEFYERVKQVDDSIGQATVYRTLKLFTESGLAETLDFGDGRTRYERRLGREHHDHLICIRCRDSIEIRAPEIERLQEEVAGRHGYELTDHALYLYGICPKCRGKE, from the coding sequence ATGAAAACGTTTGGTACCGGCATGGGAACGCAAAGCCCCGAAGAAGTTCTGCAAGAGTATCTGCGCGAGCGCGGCATGCTGATGACGCCTCAGCGGAAAACGTTGCTGCAGCTTTTCCTGGAAGAACCCAAGCACTTCTCGGCCGAGGAGTTCTACGAGCGCGTCAAGCAGGTGGACGACTCCATCGGACAGGCCACCGTCTACCGTACGCTCAAGCTGTTCACGGAGTCCGGGCTGGCCGAGACCCTGGATTTTGGCGACGGCCGCACCCGATACGAACGCCGCCTGGGCCGGGAGCACCACGATCACCTCATCTGCATCCGCTGCCGCGACTCCATCGAGATCCGCGCGCCGGAAATCGAACGGCTGCAGGAAGAGGTGGCCGGGCGTCACGGCTACGAGCTCACGGACCACGCGCTGTATCTGTACGGCATCTGCCCCAAGTGCCGCGGCAAGGAGTAG
- the ftsH gene encoding ATP-dependent zinc metalloprotease FtsH codes for MDKKRFNIWYILLAVWGVLIIQSFISQQYGPRNIPYSEFLGALNQGRIKEVAVRENVMEGLMLAPAEGEAANATTGANATNATTGKGEKLEEVRFHTVRVGPDVSKQLEAHGVVFRGELENKFLAQLLSWVVPLALFLGLWIYLMKRFNPGAGMMQFGKNKAKVFAEKDIETRFSDVAGADEAKYELQEIIEFLKDPSIFTNLGGRMPKGVLLVGPPGTGKTLLARAAAGEAGVPFFSLSGSEFVEMFVGMGAARVRDLFTQAKEKAPCIVFIDELDAIGKARGMGAMSGHDEREQTLNQLLVEMDGFDPRVGVIIMAATNRPEILDPALLRAGRFDRHVLVDKPDVLGRKQILEVHARRVQLGDDVDLQKIAQQTPGFSGADLANVVNEAALLAARKHKKHVMQEDFSEAVDRIVGGLEKKNRLINPKEKKIVAYHETGHALVAAFTPGADPVAKISIIPRGLAALGYTQQRPTEDRYLMAKSELLAKVDVMLGGRVAEQLIFGDVTTGAHNDLQRASDTIRAMLTEYGMGETLGLASFERSRPTYLELQQGGGHEYSESTAARIDEELKSTLEERRKHVAALLEKHRDLLEKVAEKLLEQEVVDEEEFLAIIRPSLEAEGVDPDKAVRAPTSSEDAKERRPGEPIGEDMG; via the coding sequence ATGGACAAGAAACGGTTCAACATCTGGTACATACTCCTGGCCGTCTGGGGAGTCCTCATCATACAGTCATTTATTTCCCAGCAGTATGGCCCGCGCAATATCCCGTACAGTGAGTTCCTGGGCGCACTGAACCAGGGCCGGATCAAGGAGGTCGCGGTCCGCGAGAACGTCATGGAAGGGCTGATGCTCGCGCCGGCCGAGGGCGAGGCCGCCAATGCGACCACAGGCGCCAACGCCACCAACGCGACCACGGGCAAAGGCGAGAAACTGGAAGAGGTGCGCTTCCACACCGTGCGCGTGGGGCCGGATGTCTCCAAGCAGCTTGAGGCGCACGGCGTTGTCTTCCGCGGCGAGCTGGAGAACAAGTTTCTGGCGCAGCTCCTGTCGTGGGTGGTGCCCCTTGCGCTCTTCCTGGGGCTGTGGATCTATCTGATGAAGCGCTTCAACCCCGGCGCCGGGATGATGCAGTTCGGCAAGAACAAGGCCAAGGTCTTTGCGGAAAAGGACATCGAGACGCGGTTCAGCGACGTCGCCGGCGCAGACGAGGCCAAGTACGAGCTGCAGGAGATCATCGAATTTCTGAAAGATCCCTCCATATTTACCAATCTCGGCGGTCGCATGCCCAAGGGCGTGCTGCTGGTGGGTCCTCCCGGCACGGGTAAGACGCTGCTCGCCCGCGCCGCGGCCGGCGAGGCCGGCGTGCCGTTTTTCTCCCTCTCGGGCTCCGAGTTCGTGGAGATGTTCGTGGGCATGGGCGCGGCGCGTGTGCGCGACCTCTTTACCCAGGCCAAGGAAAAAGCGCCGTGCATCGTCTTCATCGACGAGCTGGACGCCATCGGCAAGGCCCGCGGCATGGGTGCCATGTCCGGCCATGACGAGCGCGAGCAGACCCTGAACCAGCTGCTGGTGGAGATGGACGGCTTCGACCCGCGCGTCGGCGTCATCATCATGGCCGCCACCAACCGTCCGGAGATTCTGGACCCGGCGCTGCTGCGCGCCGGCCGCTTCGACCGCCACGTGCTGGTGGACAAGCCGGACGTGCTGGGCCGCAAGCAGATTCTGGAGGTCCACGCCCGCAGGGTGCAGCTGGGGGACGACGTGGACTTGCAGAAGATCGCGCAGCAGACACCCGGCTTTTCCGGCGCGGACCTGGCCAACGTGGTAAACGAGGCCGCGCTCCTGGCCGCACGCAAGCACAAAAAGCACGTGATGCAGGAGGACTTCTCCGAGGCCGTGGACCGCATCGTGGGCGGCCTGGAGAAGAAGAACCGACTGATCAACCCCAAGGAAAAGAAGATCGTGGCCTACCACGAGACAGGCCACGCCCTGGTGGCGGCGTTTACCCCCGGTGCCGATCCGGTGGCCAAGATATCCATTATCCCGCGCGGCCTGGCCGCCCTGGGCTACACGCAGCAGCGTCCCACCGAGGACCGCTATCTGATGGCCAAGAGCGAGCTTCTGGCCAAGGTGGACGTGATGCTGGGCGGGCGCGTGGCCGAGCAGCTCATTTTCGGCGACGTGACCACCGGCGCGCACAACGACCTGCAACGCGCCTCGGACACTATCCGCGCCATGCTCACCGAGTACGGCATGGGCGAGACCCTGGGCCTGGCTTCCTTCGAGCGCAGCCGGCCCACGTACCTGGAGCTTCAGCAGGGCGGCGGCCATGAGTACAGCGAGAGCACGGCCGCGCGCATCGACGAAGAGCTCAAGTCCACTCTGGAAGAGCGCAGGAAGCACGTGGCCGCGCTGCTGGAAAAGCACCGGGACCTGCTGGAAAAGGTCGCGGAGAAGCTCCTGGAGCAGGAGGTGGTGGACGAGGAGGAGTTCCTCGCCATCATCAGGCCGAGCCTGGAAGCGGAAGGGGTGGACCCGGACAAGGCCGTACGCGCGCCGACCTCCAGCGAGGACGCCAAGGAGCGCCGTCCGGGCGAGCCTATCGGCGAGGATATGGGATAG
- the cls gene encoding cardiolipin synthase: MHLYHWILLLLFPAISLWAAAHALLYKRDPRSSWGWIAVIMLSPFLGPLIYFFFGINRVKSRGQKLLEKMPFSLSEGCSLRDEHSCDMEKAQIPMDMPEALVPQAWLAYALSGRPLSKGNRITPLHNGEQAYPAMLEAIDNAQKTVHLGVYIFDPDEVGMRFIDALTRAHDRGCDVRVVIDGVGGFKPFGKSAYSLLKERGVNCRRFLRPSLIPPSVNINLRCHHKNLIVDKKVGFTGGMNISARHLYESDHPDRQKDMLFRLEGPVISQLDEIFLWLWGFVTGKEVDPPIQLPQGEGATYCRMLADGPNEDLDKLHAVLVSAVHSARRQITIVSPYFLPPRDLLMALKIADTRGVDVRVIIPEKNNQWWLHRAMRNMLWELLEYGVEVYMQKPPFAHTKLFMVDGAYACVGSANIDARSLRLNFELNLEVYDAGFTQEIEAYANSLIAEAHRVTLEEVENRPLRRRLVDALCWLLSPYL, from the coding sequence ATGCACCTGTACCACTGGATACTCCTGCTGCTCTTCCCGGCGATCTCGCTCTGGGCAGCAGCCCACGCCCTGCTCTACAAGCGCGACCCCCGTTCGTCCTGGGGATGGATCGCGGTCATCATGCTCTCGCCGTTCCTCGGCCCGCTCATCTACTTCTTTTTCGGCATCAACCGCGTCAAGAGCCGCGGCCAGAAGCTGCTGGAGAAGATGCCCTTCTCCCTGAGCGAGGGCTGCTCCCTGCGCGACGAGCACAGCTGCGACATGGAGAAAGCGCAGATCCCCATGGACATGCCGGAAGCGCTGGTACCGCAGGCGTGGCTGGCCTACGCCCTCTCCGGCCGACCGCTCTCCAAGGGCAACAGAATCACCCCCCTGCACAACGGCGAGCAGGCCTACCCCGCCATGCTGGAGGCCATCGACAACGCCCAGAAGACCGTGCACCTCGGCGTCTACATCTTCGATCCCGACGAGGTGGGCATGCGCTTCATCGACGCCCTGACCCGCGCCCACGATCGAGGCTGCGACGTTCGCGTGGTCATCGACGGCGTGGGCGGATTCAAGCCCTTTGGAAAAAGCGCCTACTCCCTGCTCAAGGAGCGCGGCGTGAACTGCCGGCGCTTCCTCAGGCCCAGCCTGATCCCGCCGTCGGTGAACATAAACCTGCGCTGCCACCACAAGAACCTCATAGTGGACAAGAAGGTGGGCTTCACCGGCGGCATGAACATATCCGCCAGGCATCTTTATGAATCAGACCACCCGGACCGGCAGAAGGACATGCTCTTCAGGCTGGAGGGGCCGGTCATCTCGCAGCTGGACGAAATATTCCTCTGGCTCTGGGGGTTTGTTACCGGCAAGGAAGTAGACCCGCCCATCCAGCTACCGCAGGGCGAGGGCGCGACATATTGCCGCATGCTGGCCGACGGCCCAAACGAGGATCTGGACAAGCTGCACGCCGTGCTCGTCTCCGCAGTGCACAGCGCACGCCGGCAGATCACCATCGTCTCGCCCTACTTCCTGCCGCCGCGCGACCTGCTCATGGCGCTCAAGATCGCGGATACGCGCGGCGTGGACGTGCGCGTGATAATACCGGAGAAGAACAACCAGTGGTGGCTGCACCGGGCCATGCGCAACATGCTGTGGGAGCTTCTGGAGTACGGCGTGGAAGTGTACATGCAGAAGCCGCCCTTTGCCCACACCAAGCTGTTCATGGTGGACGGGGCGTACGCCTGCGTGGGATCGGCCAACATTGACGCGCGTAGCCTGCGGCTCAACTTCGAGCTCAACCTGGAGGTCTACGACGCCGGGTTCACGCAAGAAATCGAGGCGTACGCCAACTCGCTTATCGCCGAGGCCCACCGCGTGACCCTGGAGGAAGTGGAGAATCGGCCGCTGCGTAGACGCCTGGTGGACGCACTCTGCTGGCTACTCTCGCCGTATCTGTAA
- a CDS encoding PLP-dependent aminotransferase family protein: MTKWLPRIDHTEGPMYQALADAIERDVFAGTLQPGVRLPTHRDLADGLGVNVTTITRGYAEAERRGLVSGTVGRGTFIAADAATPSSMVSFEPHSPGLIEMGLVTPIARQDPDLGEALRRLARRRDPDAFLRYTDPRGLPKHREAGAVLAGVYGMPAKAEDVLVCAGSQHALTCCFMSLFNPGDRVAACALTYPGLKSLSAMLGFRLCSVAMDEQGMLPEALDAACRRLGIRGLYLMPHMHNPTTACMGAKRRAAIAETAARHGLRIVEDDAYSLYATDRSSPVSSMAPERSIFIAGTSKIMGGGLRVAYAVAGRELRDDMARGILNSVWMTPTLNAEIVSEWVMNGKPEQIMERRRQSLQERHAMVRDILHGQRMARQETSPYVWWELPGSWTGQALESAARQAGINIFGAGKFAVGEAPAPRCARLSLTGATDRDEFERGLSLLKDLVSREP; this comes from the coding sequence ATGACAAAATGGCTGCCACGGATCGACCACACTGAAGGCCCCATGTACCAGGCCCTTGCCGACGCCATCGAGCGGGACGTATTCGCCGGAACCCTGCAGCCCGGCGTGCGGTTGCCCACGCATCGCGACCTGGCTGACGGCCTGGGCGTCAACGTCACCACCATCACGCGCGGATACGCCGAGGCGGAGCGCCGCGGCCTCGTCTCCGGCACCGTGGGCCGCGGCACCTTCATCGCGGCCGATGCGGCCACGCCCTCCAGCATGGTCTCTTTCGAGCCCCACTCCCCCGGCCTTATCGAGATGGGGCTGGTCACGCCCATTGCCCGGCAGGACCCGGACCTGGGCGAGGCATTGCGAAGACTCGCCAGGCGGCGCGATCCCGACGCCTTTCTGCGCTACACTGATCCGCGCGGGCTGCCGAAGCACAGGGAGGCCGGGGCCGTCCTGGCTGGAGTGTACGGCATGCCCGCCAAGGCCGAGGACGTACTCGTCTGCGCCGGATCCCAGCACGCCCTGACCTGCTGCTTCATGAGCCTCTTCAACCCCGGGGACCGCGTGGCCGCCTGCGCCCTGACCTACCCGGGTCTCAAGTCCCTGTCCGCCATGCTCGGCTTCCGCCTCTGCTCCGTGGCCATGGACGAACAGGGCATGCTGCCCGAGGCTTTGGACGCGGCCTGCCGTCGCCTGGGCATCCGCGGCCTCTACCTCATGCCGCACATGCACAACCCCACCACGGCGTGCATGGGCGCAAAGCGCCGGGCCGCCATTGCCGAGACGGCCGCGCGCCACGGCCTGCGCATCGTGGAGGACGACGCCTACTCCCTGTACGCGACCGATCGCTCCTCGCCGGTGTCCTCCATGGCGCCGGAACGCAGCATCTTCATCGCCGGAACGTCCAAGATCATGGGCGGCGGGCTCCGCGTGGCCTACGCCGTGGCCGGCCGGGAGCTTCGCGACGACATGGCCCGGGGCATCCTGAACAGCGTCTGGATGACCCCGACCCTGAACGCGGAGATCGTCTCGGAATGGGTGATGAACGGGAAGCCGGAGCAGATCATGGAGCGCCGGCGGCAGAGTCTGCAGGAGCGCCACGCCATGGTGCGGGATATTCTGCACGGCCAGCGCATGGCCCGGCAGGAAACGAGCCCCTATGTCTGGTGGGAGCTGCCCGGCTCCTGGACCGGCCAGGCCTTGGAGAGCGCGGCCAGGCAGGCCGGCATCAACATCTTCGGCGCCGGGAAGTTCGCCGTGGGCGAAGCGCCGGCCCCGCGTTGCGCGCGGCTCTCACTCACCGGTGCGACGGACCGCGACGAGTTCGAGCGCGGGCTGAGCCTGCTGAAGGACCTCGTATCGCGCGAGCCGTGA
- a CDS encoding LysE family translocator, translated as MQGMYLPFVLFLLAMTGTPGPGNMTMLAIGQTTGFRSALPFLAGSAMGFAALNTLVACGLGEVFRIWPQAATLLRVLGMTYIIYLAVKIIRMQSAPPEGAKLFSMFEGVLIHPLSPKSWAMSVAAYSQFMVETNPGPESMVFFVLAFMIFQVTFHSLWCALGAGIYKLLRNNHARLAVNTCLVVLMLGATFYAFLA; from the coding sequence ATGCAAGGGATGTATCTGCCGTTTGTCTTGTTTCTGTTGGCCATGACCGGAACGCCCGGGCCCGGCAACATGACCATGCTGGCCATCGGCCAGACCACCGGATTCCGGAGCGCGTTGCCGTTTCTGGCCGGAAGCGCCATGGGCTTTGCTGCGTTGAACACACTGGTGGCGTGCGGTCTGGGCGAGGTGTTCCGCATCTGGCCGCAGGCCGCCACGCTCCTTCGGGTGCTGGGCATGACCTACATCATCTACCTGGCGGTGAAGATAATCCGCATGCAGAGCGCGCCGCCGGAGGGCGCCAAGCTGTTCAGCATGTTCGAGGGCGTGCTGATACACCCCCTGAGCCCCAAAAGCTGGGCCATGTCCGTGGCCGCGTACAGCCAGTTCATGGTAGAAACGAACCCCGGACCCGAGTCGATGGTGTTCTTCGTGCTTGCCTTCATGATCTTCCAGGTCACGTTCCACAGTCTGTGGTGCGCTCTGGGCGCAGGGATATACAAGCTGCTGCGCAACAACCATGCGCGGCTGGCAGTGAACACCTGCCTGGTCGTGCTGATGCTCGGTGCCACGTTCTATGCGTTTCTCGCATAG